Sequence from the Maribellus comscasis genome:
TAGAGGTTTCCGTTTCTCCCCTGATTTTCCCGCAGTCTCCACATGTCAGAATATCCGTCTTTGCTAAGATTACTGTCAATTAAGGTATGAATGTACGCACCTTCAGTATGTATAATCTCTCCGAAAAACCCCTGGCGGGCCATATTAAGAGTGAGTAGCTCAAAGAAATCGTAACAACAATTTTCAAGCATCATACAATGTTTTTTTGTGCGTTCAGATGTTTCAACCAGTTGCCATGCTTGATCTACTGTAACAGCCGCAGGAACTTCGGTTGCCGCATGTTTGTCATTTTCCATAGCATAAACAGCCATTGGTGTATGTAAACTCCATGGAGTGCAAATGTAGATTAAATCAATATCCGGGCTTTCGCACATCTCTTTCCATGCGTCTTCGCTTCCGCCATATTCTTTCGCTTTAGGGAGACTATGCTTTTCAAGAATTTTCTGCCCTTTTGCTACTCTGCTGATATCCTTATCACAAAGACCAACAATTTGAACGCCCTCAATATTCGATATTCTTTCCACCGCGCCCGGGCCACGGTTTCCCAGGCCAATAAATCCGACCCGAACGGTTTCAATTTTTGGTGCGGCGTAGCCACTCATATTGAACACCGAAGGATGTGAGGCCAATGCCGACTCTTTTATTCCGGCCAGATTTGACTCGGCCTGCTGCGAAGAGGCGGTTTGTGTGCACGACGAAAAACCACCTGAAATTACACCTGCCCCGGCAACTCCCGCAATCTGAAAAAATTTTCTTCTATTTGTTTTCATTATCTATTTGGTTTAAGTTTTGAATTTATTTCAAAAGTTTGTGCAATGAAATTAAAAAGTTTTAAAAATAAAAATAATAAAAGTCAATTTCAATTGATTTTATAAGTTTATTATTCCACATGATAATTTTTTTTATATTAGTTTGATAAAATTAAACTAATGTTTAACCAGGATATTTTTATAATCAACCCGACTTATCCCTTGTCTTTTCTAAAACTAAATTAAACCAATTCATATGAAAAAGTATTCTTTTTTATTGATTTTTGTTGTTGCTTTCTGTAATGTTTTTGCGCAGGAAGAGGTTACAAAAAGTGGCTGGAATTTTGGAGCTTTGCCTACAATAACTTTTGACACCGATCTTGGATTCCAGTACGGAGCACTGGTGAATTTATATGATTATGGTGATGGAAGCCGGTATCCAAATTACAATCATTCTTTATATTTCGAGGTGTCCCGGTATACCAAAGGAAGTGGAATTAACCGGTTTTATTATGATTCAGATAAGTTGATAAAGGGGCTGCAAACATCGGTTGATATTAGTTTTTTGTCTGATCAGGCCTACGATTTTTATGGTTTTAACGGATACGATGCAGTCGTTAATTCCGATTGGTTTGACGATGAAAGTGATGCGTACAAAACCCGGATGTTTTATAAATACGATCGGAAAATGTTCCGGTTTAAAGTAGATTTACAAGGCCGGTTTTCCGGGGAAAATTTGCGATGGGCAGCCGGTGTTAATTTATTAAATTTTAAAGTCGGATCGGTAAATATTGACAAACTCAATAAGGGGAAAAGTGATGCTGATAAGTTGCCTTCAGTGGAGGAGGAACCTGGTTTGTATGAAAAATATCAGCAATGGGAAGTCATTTCGGAAGAAGAAGCTGACGGTGGATTTGTTCCGACTTTTAAGGCCGGTTTGGTATACGACACCCGCGACAACAAACCAAATCCAATGAAAGGAATCTGGACGGAAGCTGTAGTTGTCGGCTCTCCTGAGTTTCTGGGTGGCGAAAGTTCATTTGCAAAACTGAGTTTGACACATCGGCAGTATTTTACCATAGTTCCCAAAGATTTATCACTGGTTTATCGTTTGGCCTATCAAACTACAATTGCAGGCGACGTGCCTTTTTATTACCAAACCCAGGTTATTACCTCAGTATTGAAAGGCGCTGCTTCAGAAGGATTGGGTGGTGCAAAAACCTTACGTGGAATTCGCAGAAACAGAGTTGTGGGTGATGGCTTTTTTTACGGTAACGTTGAAGCCCGCTGGAAATTTGCCCGCTTTCAGTTTATAAATAACAATTTTTATCTGGGTTTAAATGGTTTTATGGATTTTGGTCGTGTTACCGATAAGATTGATATAAATAAAGAAGGTGTGGTTACTGAGCTTGCATTATGGCCAGGTTATGAAAGCACGAATGACTATTTCGACTCGGACTCGGAAAGTATGCACATCTCATATGGTGCCGGATTGCGTGTGGTAATGAACCAGAACTTTATTGTTGCGCTTGATTACGGAATGGCAGCCGATGACCGCGATGGAGATTCAGGGATTTATATCGGGCTGAATTATTTGTTTTAATAATGTATTTTATGGTTTTTACTTGCTGACTTTTAATAAACTAAATACCAAATTATGAAAAGAAGACTATGCCCGCTGGCGATTATATTATTGATTTTTTCGCTGGTAAGTTGTAATCCAACTGCGAAACAGGATGCAGAAATTGTTCAGGGTCTTTCAAAAGATACTCTTGAATCCGCTCTCAATGCCGTTAAGGAATATGTTGATGAAGGGAAACTGGCTGGCGTTTCAGTCATGGTCATAAAAAACGGAGAAACAGTACTTTCGGAACAATATGGCTACGCCGATTTGTCAAGCAAAAAAGCCATTGATGATCAGACAATATTCAGAGCTTTTTCGATGACAAAACCCGTTACCGCTGCTGCGTTAATGACTTTGTACGATGAAGGAAAATTTCAATTGGATGATAAAGTCTCTGATTATATTCCTGAGTTTGGAAATACACAAGTGTATAATTCCGAGACCAAAACATTGGAGCCACAGGAAAAACCAATGACAATCAGGAATATACTTACTCATACTTCGGGCCTGACTTATGGTTGGGATATGAACTCGTATGTAGACTCACTATACCGGGTTAACGGAGCAAGCGGATGGGACGGAGTGTTAGCTGACAAAATGAAAGAGCTCGCCAAAATTCCTCTGAAGTATCAGCCGGGAACAAAATGGGAATATGGGCTGTCGATTGACCTTGTTGGATATTTAGTGGAAGTGCTGTCCGGAACACCGCTGGACGAATATTTCAAAACAAAAATATATGAGCCGCTAAAGATGGATGATTCAGGTTTTTATGTGCCTGAAGAAAAGCACGACCGTTTTACCCGAATTTATTCGTTAGATGAAAATGGTAAACTGGTAAGTCCGCAGAATCCGATGCAGGACAATTTTAAAAAACCGGCTACACTCTTTTCGGGTGGTGGTGGTTCGCTTACTACGGTTGAAGATTATTCGCGTTTTGCTCAAATGTTGTTGAACGGTGGCGAGTTGGATGGTGTAAGAATTTTGAAAGAATCAACTGTAAAAATGATGATGTCAAATCAATTACCCGAAGGCGTAAGCTACGAGGAAACCGGAGGCTACGGACTGGGAGGATCATTTAACCCGGAAAGCAGTCAGTACGGATGGAGCGGCGCTGCATCCACTTTTTTTACTGTCGACACGAAAAACGATATGGCTGTGCTGGCGTTTACCCAGTTTATGCCTTTTGATATTGGTTATGCACTCGAATTCAACAAAATTGTGCATGAGGCAATAGTTAAATAGCCACAAGGTATTTTTGCTGAAAACTAAAACAACCTGTTACTCTCGTAGCAGGTTTTTTTATAAAAATTCGATCTCAACGACAAAAACTTCGATCACAACGAAAAAAAAAGGAAGTGTTTGAATGTCGCCATACATTTGAATCAGAATTTTAAATCAAAAAAAATGAAAACACGGAATTTGTTGATTGTATTTTTTATAGCAGTTTTTTTATCCAGCTGTGTGGTTTATTCCTTTTATCCGTTGTATAATAAGGAAGATTTGTTTGCAAACGACATTTTAACCGGTAAATGGACGGACGACGAAGGAACACTCTGGGATTTTGAACATGCCTATTTTGGGAAAAAAGTACCCGAAAATATCGACAGTACTTCTTATACTTTGTTTTTGAAAGATAAAGATGAAAGAGAATCGGAATTTAGTGTCCATATTGTAAAACTGGGTGGACATTATTTCCTCGATTTTTACATGGAGGAATATTTTGATGATGATAACCTGGATTTGGCTTCTTTTCATATTATACCGGTTCACACTTTTGCAAAGCTTATTGTCGGGGAAAATAAGCTTACGATTAACTGGTTCGATCAGGAGTGGATGAAAAATTTAATTGAGGAAAATAAAATTAGAATTCATCATGAGGATAACGATGATTTTATTTTGCTTACTGCCAAACCTGATGAATTGCAGAAATTTGTTACAAAATATGTAAATTCGGAAGAAGCTTTTAAAGATGGTCTGGAAGCAGTTCTTACAAGGCAATGAAATGACATTTAGTTTTAAGAATATTTTTAATCAGTTCATCAGAAACAGGATATTGCAACATATCCTGTTTTGGGCTTTGTCGTTTTTAATTCTGGTAAATATTCTGAAGGTTTCTGCGGAAATCAAAAGAATTGATCTTATATACACATTTGTTTTTCATCTGCCCGTTTTTCTGATTGTTTACTTGAATTTAAAAGTTCTTTTTCCTTATTTTCTTGAAAGAGGAAAATATTTTTTGTTTGTGGTTTTAGCTTTGGCTGTTATAGCCGTTGGCGCTGGTTTTTATCTTATTCTTTTTAACCATTGGATTGACTATGTTTTCAGAGGATATTATTTTATAGCGTATTACAGTTTTTGGGATATTTCGCTGTATTATTTAATTTACATTTTTTTAACCAGTCTGCTCCGGCTTGCCCGCGGATGGTTTAAACTTCAGGAAATAGAGAACGAAAGAGCCGAAACGGAATTGAAAGCCTTACGTTCGCAAATAAATCCACATTTTTTGTTTAATTCTTTAAACAGCATTTACAGTCTTTCTCGTAAAAACTCGCCTGCAGTTCCCGATAAAATAGTACAGCTGAGCGATTTAATGCGGCATATTATTTATGAATCGGATGCCGATTTTATTCCCCTTGAAAAGGAAATTGAAATGGTGCGGAATTATATTGAATTGCAAAATCTGCGGACAGTTAAGTTGGAAAAAATAAACTTGGAAATAAAAGGTGATATTCAAAATAAAAAAATAGCACCCCTTGTTTTTCTTCCATTTGTGGAGAACAGTTTTAAACACGGACTAAAAAGTGGTGCCGAAAATGCATACGTTAATATTTGTGTTCGAATTCGGGAAACTGATATCGTTTTTGAAATCGAAAATACAAAAGGAGATTCACCAGCTTTAACTGATTCAAAATACAAAGGAATTGGTATTCAGAATGTGAAAAAGAGATTGGAGCTTCTTTATCCCAACGTACATAAACTCGAAATAACAGAGGACGAAAAAAAGTTCAAAGTATTTTTACAAATTTATTTGAATTAATATGCAGTTAAGATGTTTGATAGTTGATGACGAACCGCTTTCGCAGGATGTAATAGAAGAATTTGTGGAAGCATGTCCGGAACTGGTACTGGCCGGTATTTGCGACAATGCGCTTGAGGCCGGCAAAAAGCTGACTGAAGAAAAAATAGACCTTCTTTTTCTGGATATTAATATGCCCAAACTATCAGGCATTGGTTTTGTGAAAAGTTTGAAAGAACCTCCGCTGTTTGTTTTTGTAACTGCTTATCCGGAGTATGCGGTTGAAGGATTTGAAGTTGATGCGGTTGACTACTTGTTAAAGCCGGTTTCCTTTGAACGTTTCAGGGCGTCAGTAAATCGTATTTTGGAGAGGATTTCAGCAAAAAATGAAAATAAAAACGACCATGGACATATAATGCTGCGCGCTGATAAAAAGAATTACAGAGTTGATTTTAATGAAATTTTATTTCTTGAAGCTCAGGGAGATTATGTGAAATTTGTTACTACAAAGGATTCTTTGATGGTTCATGGAACAATGAAAGAATTTATTTTGCAATTACCTGTTGAGAAATTTGAGAGAATTCATAAATCTTATGTCATATCACTCTCAAAAGTTGTCTATCTGGAAGGAAACCAGGTAAAAGTTGGAGATTATAAAATTCCGGTGAGTATTAACTTCAGGGAACAGCTTATTCAAAAATTAAGCTAAACCAGGATTTTTCAATGTAATATGGTCGCAATAAATATTCCAAGATAGTTTCCAAAAGCATAACCCAGAATTCCAATGGTAAGCCCTGAAATAATAACATTCTTATTTTTCAATGCGCCTGCAACCGCCGGAACGAAAGGTGGTGAGTAAGTAAGAGCAGTTATGGCAATAATGGTTGTATCTGCGTCTACCTTAAAAATTCGTGAAAGAACGACATGAATTGCCATTGAACCAAACACAACCAATAGTACAAACAAAAATAACTGTAAAAATTCAATCTGGAACATGTTACTTAGATTCGCCATTGACGAAACGACCAACGAAAAAACAATAATCAAATACATTCCAAACTGGAAACTGTTTGAAATTCGGTTAATCCGTTTTATCAGCGAGGCTCCTAATCCCAAAGTGGTAATTGCTAAAATTGCTACCATTGTGGAACTCGATTTGGGAA
This genomic interval carries:
- a CDS encoding Gfo/Idh/MocA family protein; the encoded protein is MKTNRRKFFQIAGVAGAGVISGGFSSCTQTASSQQAESNLAGIKESALASHPSVFNMSGYAAPKIETVRVGFIGLGNRGPGAVERISNIEGVQIVGLCDKDISRVAKGQKILEKHSLPKAKEYGGSEDAWKEMCESPDIDLIYICTPWSLHTPMAVYAMENDKHAATEVPAAVTVDQAWQLVETSERTKKHCMMLENCCYDFFELLTLNMARQGFFGEIIHTEGAYIHTLIDSNLSKDGYSDMWRLRENQGRNGNLYPTHGLGPVCQVLNVNRGDKMDYLTSMSSFDFQMAKRAEELAAKDDFWNEFKTDNYRGNMNTTMVRTNKGKTIMIQHDVTSPRVYSRIHLVSGTEGMARKYPTPGKIAKGHSWFGEDEMKVLEEKYTPKIVKLVGDMAKKVGGHGGMDFMMDWRLIDCLRNGIPLDQDVYDAALWSVIAPLSEWSVANKSNSIEVPDFTNGAWKTNTPVDVTLSKGGTTSVRVTAEAESQLNV
- the omp85 gene encoding Omp85 family outer membrane protein — translated: MKKYSFLLIFVVAFCNVFAQEEVTKSGWNFGALPTITFDTDLGFQYGALVNLYDYGDGSRYPNYNHSLYFEVSRYTKGSGINRFYYDSDKLIKGLQTSVDISFLSDQAYDFYGFNGYDAVVNSDWFDDESDAYKTRMFYKYDRKMFRFKVDLQGRFSGENLRWAAGVNLLNFKVGSVNIDKLNKGKSDADKLPSVEEEPGLYEKYQQWEVISEEEADGGFVPTFKAGLVYDTRDNKPNPMKGIWTEAVVVGSPEFLGGESSFAKLSLTHRQYFTIVPKDLSLVYRLAYQTTIAGDVPFYYQTQVITSVLKGAASEGLGGAKTLRGIRRNRVVGDGFFYGNVEARWKFARFQFINNNFYLGLNGFMDFGRVTDKIDINKEGVVTELALWPGYESTNDYFDSDSESMHISYGAGLRVVMNQNFIVALDYGMAADDRDGDSGIYIGLNYLF
- a CDS encoding serine hydrolase domain-containing protein translates to MKRRLCPLAIILLIFSLVSCNPTAKQDAEIVQGLSKDTLESALNAVKEYVDEGKLAGVSVMVIKNGETVLSEQYGYADLSSKKAIDDQTIFRAFSMTKPVTAAALMTLYDEGKFQLDDKVSDYIPEFGNTQVYNSETKTLEPQEKPMTIRNILTHTSGLTYGWDMNSYVDSLYRVNGASGWDGVLADKMKELAKIPLKYQPGTKWEYGLSIDLVGYLVEVLSGTPLDEYFKTKIYEPLKMDDSGFYVPEEKHDRFTRIYSLDENGKLVSPQNPMQDNFKKPATLFSGGGGSLTTVEDYSRFAQMLLNGGELDGVRILKESTVKMMMSNQLPEGVSYEETGGYGLGGSFNPESSQYGWSGAASTFFTVDTKNDMAVLAFTQFMPFDIGYALEFNKIVHEAIVK
- a CDS encoding sensor histidine kinase encodes the protein MVWKQFLQGNEMTFSFKNIFNQFIRNRILQHILFWALSFLILVNILKVSAEIKRIDLIYTFVFHLPVFLIVYLNLKVLFPYFLERGKYFLFVVLALAVIAVGAGFYLILFNHWIDYVFRGYYFIAYYSFWDISLYYLIYIFLTSLLRLARGWFKLQEIENERAETELKALRSQINPHFLFNSLNSIYSLSRKNSPAVPDKIVQLSDLMRHIIYESDADFIPLEKEIEMVRNYIELQNLRTVKLEKINLEIKGDIQNKKIAPLVFLPFVENSFKHGLKSGAENAYVNICVRIRETDIVFEIENTKGDSPALTDSKYKGIGIQNVKKRLELLYPNVHKLEITEDEKKFKVFLQIYLN
- a CDS encoding LytR/AlgR family response regulator transcription factor, which encodes MQLRCLIVDDEPLSQDVIEEFVEACPELVLAGICDNALEAGKKLTEEKIDLLFLDINMPKLSGIGFVKSLKEPPLFVFVTAYPEYAVEGFEVDAVDYLLKPVSFERFRASVNRILERISAKNENKNDHGHIMLRADKKNYRVDFNEILFLEAQGDYVKFVTTKDSLMVHGTMKEFILQLPVEKFERIHKSYVISLSKVVYLEGNQVKVGDYKIPVSINFREQLIQKLS